One window from the genome of Camelus bactrianus isolate YW-2024 breed Bactrian camel chromosome 4, ASM4877302v1, whole genome shotgun sequence encodes:
- the EXOSC3 gene encoding exosome complex component RRP40 isoform X2, which produces MAEAAGVAAEFFASNRARAARAVLDQVVLPGEELLLPEQEDGEGPGGAGERPLRLNAGARSRVRVVCGPGLRRCGDRLLVTKCGRLRHKEPGGGGGGVYWVDSQQKRYVPVKGDHVIGIVTAKSGDIFKVDVGGSEPASLSYLAFEGATKRNRPNVQAASSRL; this is translated from the exons ATGGCTGAGGCGGCGGGTGTTGCAGCGGAATTCTTTGCGAGCAACAGGGCCCGGGCGGCGCGCGCGGTTCTAGATCAGGTGGTGTTACCGGGTGAAGAGCTGCTGCTGCCGGAGCAGGAGGACGGAGAAGGCCCAGGGGGTGCAGGGGAGCGACCCCTGCGTCTGAACGCCGGGGCGCGCTCCCGTGTGCGCGTGGTTTGCGGCCCAGGCTTGCGGCGCTGTGGCGACCGGCTGCTGGTCACCAAGTGCGGCCGCCTCCGTCACAAAGAgcccggcggcggcggtggtggcgTTTACTGGGTGGACTCGCAGCAGAAGCGG taTGTCCCAGTGAAAGGAGACCATGTGATTGGCATAGTGACAGCTAAGTCTGGAGATATTTTCAAAGTTGATGTTGGAGGGAGTGAGCCAGCTTCTTTGTCTTACTTGGCATTTGAAGGtgcaactaaaagaaacagaCCAAATGTGCAG GCTGCTAGCTCCAGACTGTGA
- the EXOSC3 gene encoding exosome complex component RRP40 isoform X1, producing MAEAAGVAAEFFASNRARAARAVLDQVVLPGEELLLPEQEDGEGPGGAGERPLRLNAGARSRVRVVCGPGLRRCGDRLLVTKCGRLRHKEPGGGGGGVYWVDSQQKRYVPVKGDHVIGIVTAKSGDIFKVDVGGSEPASLSYLAFEGATKRNRPNVQVGDLIYGQFVVANKDMEPEMVCIDSCGRANGMGVIGQDGLLFKVTLGLIRKLLAPDCEILQEVGKLYPLEIVFGMNGRIWVKAKTIQQTLILANILEACEHMTADQRKQIFSRLAES from the exons ATGGCTGAGGCGGCGGGTGTTGCAGCGGAATTCTTTGCGAGCAACAGGGCCCGGGCGGCGCGCGCGGTTCTAGATCAGGTGGTGTTACCGGGTGAAGAGCTGCTGCTGCCGGAGCAGGAGGACGGAGAAGGCCCAGGGGGTGCAGGGGAGCGACCCCTGCGTCTGAACGCCGGGGCGCGCTCCCGTGTGCGCGTGGTTTGCGGCCCAGGCTTGCGGCGCTGTGGCGACCGGCTGCTGGTCACCAAGTGCGGCCGCCTCCGTCACAAAGAgcccggcggcggcggtggtggcgTTTACTGGGTGGACTCGCAGCAGAAGCGG taTGTCCCAGTGAAAGGAGACCATGTGATTGGCATAGTGACAGCTAAGTCTGGAGATATTTTCAAAGTTGATGTTGGAGGGAGTGAGCCAGCTTCTTTGTCTTACTTGGCATTTGAAGGtgcaactaaaagaaacagaCCAAATGTGCAG GTTGGCGATCTCATCTATGGCCAATTTGTAGTTGCTAATAAAGATATGGAACCAGAGATGGTCTGTATTGACAGCTGTGGACGAGCCAACGGAATGGGTGTGATTGGACAGGATGGTCTGCTTTTTAAAGTGACTTTGGGCTTAATTAGAAA GCTGCTAGCTCCAGACTGTGAAATCCTACAAGAAGTGGGAAAACTCTACCCACTGGAGATAGTATTTGGAATGAATGGGAGAATATGGGTTAAGGCAAAAACCATTCAGCAGACTTTGATTTTGGCAAACATTTTAGAAGCTTGTGAACACATGACAGCAGATCAAAGAAAACAGATCTTCTCCAGATTGGCAGAAAGTTGA